The sequence GAAATAGCCTCGTCGGTAGTTTTGAAGATATCTTGCACTGGAATTACACGTTCGTCAGTTTTGCGCGTTGCTTTTTCTGTAGCACGAAGCATTTCATGCACCCTAAAAACACCGCTCTTTGTCGGTTCGCTGAAATCGGCAGCGACAATTTCGCGGCGTTTTCTAGGCTCCCCTTGAGCTACATATGGTGCAGCTTTGTTGTTGCCGCGCACAAAAACATAAATCCCAGTAATTAAAAGTAAGGAAAATAGTGCAATATCAGCTAATCCGATGCCCATGACTCTTTACATCCTTTATCATCTATAAGAAGATCGCTTAAGAGAATATCGGATCAAAAGATGAAAATATTGAGTATTTTTTCAGGGGGATTAGATTCAACTGCATTAATTGCTGTTTTGGCGGCGGCAGGCCATCAGCTTCGATCTATTTCGATCAATTATGGACAGCGTCACAGGCGTGAAATTGACCATGCAGTACAGGTTGCCGCACGACTACATATCCCGCACGAGATTGTTGACCTTTCGAATTTGGGAGCGATCTTAACTGGCTCATCTCAAACTGATACAGCACTTGACGTACCCTCTGGACATTATACCGATCAATCAATGCGTATTACGGTTGTGCCGAACCGCAATATGATTTTCTTAGCAGTTGCAACTGGCCGTGCTTTAAGTCTGGGGTTTGAAGCGGTGGCTTTTGGAGCGCATCGCGGAGATCATGCAATTTACCCTGATTGTAGGGCTGAATTTGTAGCAGCGATGCAGAACGCTTTGCAGTGCTGTGATTATTCGTCAATTAAATTAATCACGCCGTTTTTAAATTACTCTAAAGCAGAAATTGTCCAAGCTGGTGCAGCAGCGGGTGCCCCGTTTGAACTGACTTATTCTTGTTACCGCGGTGGGGAAAAACATTGCGGCACATGTGGAACATGTGTGGAACGCAAAGAGGCGTTTGCACTTGCTAATGTTGCTGACCCGACGAATTATCAGAGTTAAGGGATTAGTTAGCGATTAAGTCTAAGTTTATGTCTAAGTAAGATGAAAACATATACAATCAATGAAATATTTTATTCTCTGCAGGGCGAAGGCGTTAGAGTTGGCACGCCAAATATCTTTATCCGGTTTTCTGGCTGTAACGAGACTTGTGCCATAGAAACTCATGGTTTTGACTGTGACACGGAATTTGTCAGTGGAAGAAAGCTTGCGCTCGATGAAATTCTTGTCGAACTTGCTGCGTGTGGGCAGGGATGCAAGGCAGTTATTTTAACAGGTGGTGAGCCGAGTTTGCAGGTCGATGCTGAGTTAGTAAGTGCCCTAAAATCTGCAGGATATTTTTTGGCAGTTGAGACTAATGGCAGTAAGGAGCTCCCGGCGGGCATTGATTGGATTTGCGTGAGTCCAAAGTCAGCGGAACATACACTCAGGCAATTAACTGCGAATGAAGTCAAATATGTGCGCGCTTATGGGCAGGGAATTCCTAAATCGAGTGTACAGGCAGATTACAAATTAATTTCTCCAGCATTTCAAGGCACAACGCTCGACCCCAAGACGCTTGCCTGGTGTATTAAGCTTGTTGAAGAAAATCCGCAGTGGAGACTATCTGTTCAGCAACACAAGTTTTGGCGGATTAGATAGTTTTGAGTAGGGCACGCTCGCATAGACTATTTTAGCGTTGCGTAATTTAGACTAGGGGTGAAATTGCACATGTGTAATTTCACCCCTAGTCTAAATTACGCAATTTTCAGATAGATAAGTCTATGCCGGCCTTAACCTTACTTAAGGATTTAATTTAGCATTCAATAAACTATAAGGGTCGACTTGCTCGCTGTCGGCAAGTCTAGCTAGTTTTTCAAGCTCTGCAATAAATTGTGCTAAGTCGTAAGTGGTATTCTGACTTTTTCTTGCGGTAACATAGTCATGAAATTTCTGATAATCTTTTAAATAAATTTCATAGGCAATAATTGCAGCGTTATTTAAGACCAGAGGATTTTTTAGCTTTTCTCCCATGACCAAAATGTGAATTTCATCCCAGTTTCGCACTGCCGCTTCTAAGATTTCCTGCTTTCGCAGTTCTTGATCTCTTGCTGCAATATTTTCTTGGAAAAGCGTAATCAACTGAGTTTTTGTTGTCTGAATAAATTCCGAGAATTTCTTTTCGCGGGCAATTCTTTTTTCGGCAATTGCGGCATTCACTAGATCGCCACGAGCTTTAAAAAATTCATAAGCCCCAAGCCCACCAATCACATTTGCCATGGTTTCGTTGAAAAAAACATTATCTTTCACCCAAATCGTATTGTGGACGATTTCGTGAATGACAGTGTCGACCAGGGCCACTTCATCAGCTGCAAGAGTTGTTGAGAGTAGTGGATCATCAAACCACCCCAGCGTGCTAAAAGCCGCGCTTGATCTTAGAAACGTATCATAATTTTTTGCGGCAAGTACTTTTGCTGCATTTATCCCAGCTGTCTTAGAAAAATAACCACGATAGGGCATGCTGCCTACGATTGGAAACCACCAGGTATAAGGCTCAAAAGAAAATTTTGGTGTAGCACTTAAAACCCAAACTAATACATCGCGCTGAATGTCGTAGTACTCGGTAAAACTTCCTCGCGGCTTAAGACCAAGCGCTGCAGCAAAGCTTCGCGCCTGCTGAACCAGCTCTAGCTTGGCTTTTGTTTTTTGGTTAGCTGTCTTTTCAATCACTTTAGTGATTGGTTTTTTGCCCAAAAGAATACGGCTTTCTTCATAGCCAGCACGCATGACGAAAAATGGAGAGCAGCCAGAAGTCACTCCTAGGCAAACTAAGATTAACGAGCGTAAGAGAAGTTGCCGAATCTGCAAATGCGCTAAGGAAGCTAAAGTCATCTAGCCTTCGACTGTGGGCAAAGTCTTTACGCTGCCTTCCGGCAAACGCAAGGCTTTTTCCAGTTTAGTGGCGTTTCCTTCAGCTAATAAATCAATACCCAAATAGGTGGCACTCACAACCTCGCCCATAATATCGTAACCGAGGCTATTTGGATGAATTCCATCAGTGTCGATTAGATTGCATTGATCAATTTCTGGACAGGAATTTCTAAAAGCTTGATTAACTTCAGCAAGGGGCACAGCGTTGACTGCTGCTAAACTTCGAAGAATCTCATTGTAGCGTTTAATTGCACCATTATTGGCAACAACACGTCCGCAGCAGGCTGGAGGTGCGGTAACTAATACTGGAATTGCTCCAAGTCCACGGGTGTAATTAATCAGCATCTGCACACTGCGCTGATAGACTGCAGAAGAAATCGAAAAGAATGCGTCATTTGTTCCTTCTCCAATCGTTACTAGATCTGGATTCACGCCGGGAATTGTTTGAATATATCTACGCACACCTTCGGTCGTTAATTTTTCGCCGGGGTCACCTAAATTTGTAACTCCGACTGCGAAATACTGTTCTAAACGTAAGGGATAACCGCGCTCAGGGCCGACTTCATCGCCAATACCAAAAGTAATACTATCTCCAAAGGCAGCTAGTTCAAGGACGCCATTACGGTTACTGTCCTCGACGACTGCGTCTTTTAATGATCCAGGATCAACTCCTGGGATTAAAGCAGGATCAATCGCCCAGGTTTTAGAAACAAATGTTACGAAAAAAAGAATCGATAAAACATGACGTAGCGTAAACACAATTTTAGTCTCCTGGCTGCATCTTAGCCTAGCATAGGCCATTTTTCGGTCAAGATTTGACTGCCCGAGCAAGAAAAGTCAGGCAACTAGGGCAGATCTTTTCTTCCGCAGAAGAACTACGCATAATTCTTCAAATCCACCGTGGGGCTAAATCAATGAGCGTAGCTTTTGGATATAAAATTTCTCAACTCGTTGCCGAAGAATTTTGGCT comes from bacterium and encodes:
- the queC gene encoding 7-cyano-7-deazaguanine synthase QueC; this translates as MKILSIFSGGLDSTALIAVLAAAGHQLRSISINYGQRHRREIDHAVQVAARLHIPHEIVDLSNLGAILTGSSQTDTALDVPSGHYTDQSMRITVVPNRNMIFLAVATGRALSLGFEAVAFGAHRGDHAIYPDCRAEFVAAMQNALQCCDYSSIKLITPFLNYSKAEIVQAGAAAGAPFELTYSCYRGGEKHCGTCGTCVERKEAFALANVADPTNYQS
- a CDS encoding 4Fe-4S cluster-binding domain-containing protein, translated to MKTYTINEIFYSLQGEGVRVGTPNIFIRFSGCNETCAIETHGFDCDTEFVSGRKLALDEILVELAACGQGCKAVILTGGEPSLQVDAELVSALKSAGYFLAVETNGSKELPAGIDWICVSPKSAEHTLRQLTANEVKYVRAYGQGIPKSSVQADYKLISPAFQGTTLDPKTLAWCIKLVEENPQWRLSVQQHKFWRIR
- a CDS encoding aminopeptidase, with the translated sequence MTLASLAHLQIRQLLLRSLILVCLGVTSGCSPFFVMRAGYEESRILLGKKPITKVIEKTANQKTKAKLELVQQARSFAAALGLKPRGSFTEYYDIQRDVLVWVLSATPKFSFEPYTWWFPIVGSMPYRGYFSKTAGINAAKVLAAKNYDTFLRSSAAFSTLGWFDDPLLSTTLAADEVALVDTVIHEIVHNTIWVKDNVFFNETMANVIGGLGAYEFFKARGDLVNAAIAEKRIAREKKFSEFIQTTKTQLITLFQENIAARDQELRKQEILEAAVRNWDEIHILVMGEKLKNPLVLNNAAIIAYEIYLKDYQKFHDYVTARKSQNTTYDLAQFIAELEKLARLADSEQVDPYSLLNAKLNP
- a CDS encoding SGNH/GDSL hydrolase family protein; protein product: MFTLRHVLSILFFVTFVSKTWAIDPALIPGVDPGSLKDAVVEDSNRNGVLELAAFGDSITFGIGDEVGPERGYPLRLEQYFAVGVTNLGDPGEKLTTEGVRRYIQTIPGVNPDLVTIGEGTNDAFFSISSAVYQRSVQMLINYTRGLGAIPVLVTAPPACCGRVVANNGAIKRYNEILRSLAAVNAVPLAEVNQAFRNSCPEIDQCNLIDTDGIHPNSLGYDIMGEVVSATYLGIDLLAEGNATKLEKALRLPEGSVKTLPTVEG